A region from the Pseudonocardia petroleophila genome encodes:
- a CDS encoding exonuclease SbcCD subunit D: MRFLHTADWHVGKTLKGHSRLEEQEQVLREIVTIAREQQVDAVLVAGDLYDTAAPSAEAQKLVIRTLMGLARDGTQVVAIAGNHDHARALDAYRPLAQEAGITLVGEVRTADKGGVVGFTARSTGERVNVAVLPFLSQRYAVRAADLVAQTAGENTNAYDQNLRDVLGTLTAGFEDGAVNLVMAHLTVLNGRFGGGERTAQSIFEYAVPAGIFPIEAHYVALGHLHRRQRMEAPCPVHYSGAPLAVDFGEQENEPVVCLVEATPTTPARITDIPVTSGRRLRTVRGTVAELSVLSATVGDDWLRVWVTEPARAGLREEVTAVLPNALEVRIDPDFAAVPEASRPSGGGAERSPAELFSEYLGTRGVADPRVESLFRTLHDRISS; encoded by the coding sequence ATGCGCTTCCTGCACACCGCCGACTGGCACGTCGGCAAGACGCTGAAGGGCCACTCGCGGCTCGAGGAGCAGGAGCAGGTGCTGCGCGAGATCGTCACGATCGCGCGGGAGCAGCAGGTCGACGCCGTGCTCGTCGCGGGCGACCTCTACGACACCGCGGCCCCGTCGGCGGAGGCGCAGAAGCTCGTCATCCGCACGCTGATGGGGCTGGCCAGGGACGGCACGCAGGTCGTCGCGATCGCGGGCAACCACGACCACGCCCGGGCCCTGGACGCCTACCGCCCGCTGGCCCAGGAGGCCGGGATCACGCTGGTGGGGGAGGTGCGCACGGCCGACAAGGGCGGTGTCGTCGGCTTCACCGCCCGCTCCACCGGGGAGCGGGTCAACGTCGCCGTCCTGCCGTTCCTGTCGCAGCGCTACGCGGTGCGCGCGGCCGATCTCGTCGCGCAGACCGCGGGGGAGAACACGAACGCCTACGACCAGAACCTGCGCGACGTCCTCGGCACCCTCACCGCGGGCTTCGAGGACGGCGCGGTCAACCTGGTCATGGCCCACCTGACCGTGCTCAACGGGCGGTTCGGCGGCGGGGAGCGCACCGCGCAGTCGATCTTCGAGTACGCCGTTCCCGCCGGCATCTTCCCCATCGAGGCGCACTACGTCGCGCTCGGGCACCTGCACCGCCGCCAGCGGATGGAGGCCCCGTGCCCCGTCCACTACTCGGGTGCGCCGCTCGCCGTCGACTTCGGCGAGCAGGAGAACGAGCCCGTCGTCTGCCTGGTCGAGGCCACCCCGACGACGCCGGCGCGGATCACCGACATCCCCGTCACGTCGGGCCGGCGGCTGCGCACCGTGCGCGGCACCGTCGCGGAACTGTCGGTGCTCTCTGCCACCGTCGGCGACGACTGGCTGAGGGTGTGGGTGACCGAACCCGCGCGGGCCGGGCTGCGGGAGGAGGTCACGGCGGTGCTGCCGAACGCGCTGGAGGTGCGGATCGACCCGGACTTCGCCGCGGTCCCCGAGGCGTCGCGGCCGTCGGGCGGGGGCGCCGAGCGGAGCCCGGCCGAGCTGTTCTCCGAGTACCTGGGCACGCGCGGCGTCGCCGATCCGCGGGTCGAGTCGCTGTTCCGCACGCTGCACGACCGGATCTCCTCGTGA
- the recD gene encoding exodeoxyribonuclease V subunit alpha, whose product MTAPVLPEVDVHDARFVLGASGLLAGFNAAGVLDAADVHTAERVGGLGGEPDETVLLALALAVRAVRLGSVCVDLAAADRTVLGEGDELVDVSALPWPDPGPWHDACLRSPLVADGADAPAGRPLRMVAGQLYLERYWREEELVRLSLRERAAAAPPQHDLPALRAGLDDLFPDPRALRQRQAAAVASLRRVTVLAGGPGTGKTTTVAKLLELLLRQPGPAPRIALAAPTGKAAARLQEAVTGSLPGELRGRVSEASTLHRLLGWRPGGGSGAFRHDRTHRLPFDVVVVDETSMVSLTMMARLLDAVRPDARLVLVGDPDQLASVEAGAVLGDLARAAGRPEPVLDAHLAALGLPAGVVHGVVTLDHTWRFDGAIADLARAVQQGDADTALAVLRRDDPQLAFTESTDEARADVVAAGRALAAAARAGDVGAAVGGLDAHRVLCAHRRGPYGVARWTADVDRWLGHGRPGSRELWYPGRAVLVTTNDYDAGLFNGDTGVAVETPDGLRVAFARGGPPTLFAPSRLSEVTGVHAMTVHRGQGSQFRRVTVVLPPAESPLLTRELLYTAVTRAREFVRVVGTADAVRAAVERPVARASGLRHRLDD is encoded by the coding sequence GTGACCGCTCCCGTGCTCCCCGAGGTCGACGTCCACGACGCCCGGTTCGTGCTCGGCGCGTCCGGCCTGCTGGCGGGCTTCAACGCGGCCGGGGTCCTCGACGCCGCCGACGTGCACACCGCCGAACGGGTCGGCGGCCTCGGCGGCGAGCCCGACGAGACCGTGCTGCTCGCGCTCGCGCTCGCCGTGCGCGCGGTCCGGCTCGGGTCGGTCTGCGTCGACCTCGCGGCGGCCGACCGCACGGTGCTCGGCGAGGGCGACGAGCTCGTCGACGTCTCCGCACTGCCCTGGCCCGATCCCGGCCCGTGGCACGACGCCTGCCTGCGCAGCCCGCTCGTGGCCGACGGCGCCGACGCCCCGGCCGGGCGGCCGCTGCGGATGGTCGCGGGGCAGCTCTACCTGGAGCGGTACTGGCGCGAGGAGGAGCTGGTGCGGCTCTCGCTGCGCGAACGCGCCGCCGCCGCCCCGCCGCAGCACGACCTCCCGGCGCTCCGGGCCGGGCTCGACGACCTGTTCCCCGACCCCCGCGCGCTGCGCCAGCGCCAGGCCGCCGCCGTGGCGTCGCTGCGCCGGGTCACCGTGCTCGCCGGCGGGCCCGGCACCGGCAAGACCACGACCGTCGCCAAGCTGCTGGAGCTGCTGCTCCGCCAGCCCGGTCCGGCGCCGCGGATCGCGCTGGCCGCGCCCACGGGCAAGGCCGCGGCCCGGCTGCAGGAGGCCGTCACCGGGAGCCTGCCCGGCGAGCTGCGGGGGCGGGTGAGCGAGGCGTCCACGCTGCACCGGCTGCTCGGCTGGCGTCCCGGCGGCGGGTCGGGGGCGTTCCGGCACGACCGCACGCACCGGCTGCCGTTCGACGTCGTGGTCGTCGACGAGACGTCGATGGTGTCGCTGACGATGATGGCCCGGCTGCTCGACGCCGTGCGCCCGGACGCGCGGCTGGTGCTGGTCGGCGACCCCGACCAGCTCGCCTCGGTGGAGGCCGGGGCCGTGCTGGGCGACCTCGCGCGCGCCGCCGGGCGCCCCGAGCCCGTCCTCGACGCCCACCTCGCCGCGCTCGGCCTGCCCGCCGGGGTCGTGCACGGCGTCGTCACCCTCGACCACACCTGGCGCTTCGACGGCGCGATCGCCGACCTGGCCCGCGCGGTCCAGCAGGGCGACGCCGACACCGCGCTCGCCGTCCTGCGCCGCGACGACCCGCAGCTCGCGTTCACCGAGAGCACCGACGAGGCGCGGGCCGACGTGGTCGCCGCCGGGCGGGCGCTGGCCGCGGCCGCGCGGGCGGGCGACGTCGGGGCGGCGGTGGGCGGGCTCGACGCGCACCGGGTGCTGTGCGCGCACCGCCGCGGGCCCTACGGGGTGGCCCGCTGGACCGCCGACGTCGACCGCTGGCTGGGCCACGGCCGGCCCGGGTCGCGCGAGCTCTGGTATCCCGGACGCGCGGTGCTGGTCACCACCAACGACTACGACGCGGGGCTGTTCAACGGCGACACCGGCGTCGCGGTGGAGACCCCCGACGGGCTGCGCGTCGCGTTCGCCCGCGGCGGCCCGCCCACCCTGTTCGCCCCGTCGCGCCTGTCGGAGGTCACCGGGGTGCACGCGATGACGGTGCACCGCGGCCAGGGCAGCCAGTTCCGGCGGGTCACGGTGGTGCTGCCGCCCGCGGAGTCGCCCCTGCTCACCCGCGAGCTGCTCTACACCGCGGTCACCCGGGCGCGGGAGTTCGTGCGCGTGGTCGGCACGGCCGACGCCGTCCGGGCCGCGGTGGAGCGCCCGGTCGCCCGGGCCAGCGGCCTGCGCCACCGCCTCGACGACTGA
- a CDS encoding VOC family protein: protein MSTRDTAWPAGTPCWVDIAVPDLPAATAFYGAVLGWEFVDTGEEFGHYTLAQVGGRSAAAIAPVQPGQPPGSTLYLASDDVDTTAKLVTEHGGTVAVEPFDVPGTGRMAVAFDAAGGAFGIWQAAGMIGAEVYNEPGSLIWEDARLTDAGAGQEFYASVFGWTYGSVPGAPEDYAVFSVGGEIAGGIGGMMGAPEGTPSHWLVYFMAADVDAALAAVTSGGGTVLSDAVDTPFGRMGVVADPFGTAFALHGGMPQS, encoded by the coding sequence ATGAGCACACGAGACACCGCATGGCCCGCCGGCACCCCCTGCTGGGTCGACATCGCCGTTCCCGACCTGCCCGCCGCCACCGCCTTCTACGGCGCGGTGCTGGGGTGGGAGTTCGTCGACACCGGGGAGGAGTTCGGCCACTACACGCTCGCGCAGGTCGGCGGCCGCAGCGCCGCCGCGATCGCTCCCGTCCAGCCCGGCCAACCGCCGGGGTCCACCCTCTACCTGGCCAGCGACGACGTCGACACCACCGCGAAGCTGGTGACCGAGCACGGCGGCACGGTCGCCGTCGAGCCGTTCGACGTCCCCGGCACGGGGCGGATGGCCGTCGCGTTCGACGCCGCGGGCGGCGCGTTCGGCATCTGGCAGGCGGCCGGGATGATCGGGGCCGAGGTCTACAACGAACCCGGTTCGCTGATCTGGGAGGACGCCCGGCTCACCGACGCCGGGGCCGGCCAGGAGTTCTACGCGTCGGTCTTCGGCTGGACCTACGGCTCCGTCCCCGGCGCCCCCGAGGACTACGCCGTCTTCTCCGTCGGCGGCGAGATCGCGGGCGGCATCGGCGGCATGATGGGCGCCCCCGAGGGCACCCCGAGCCACTGGCTCGTCTACTTCATGGCCGCCGACGTCGACGCGGCGCTGGCCGCGGTCACCTCGGGCGGCGGCACGGTGCTCAGCGACGCCGTCGACACCCCCTTCGGCCGCATGGGCGTCGTGGCGGACCCCTTCGGCACCGCGTTCGCCCTGCACGGAGGGATGCCGCAGTCATGA
- a CDS encoding AAA family ATPase — MRPVLLELDGFASFRERTVVDFTGAEYFALVGPTGSGKSTIIDAITFALYGSVPRWDNQRTVSLALAPTAGRGTVKLVFDVGGARYVAARELRRAASGSVSVRSARLERLRDPAGTAGVDEETDPLADGAGGVTAAVEELLGLPFGDFTTCVVLPQGDFAEFLHTEPRKRQEKLVRILGLGLYDQIAREANSESAAQRQRAEVLAEQLTGYADATPEAEAAAQQRVDALVALAGRVDALVPQVEAAAAEQAAAEADAARIRAEGTVLAALAAPDGLADLDARRSAAATALASAAAAHSSAEAADGDARDALAQAPERGPLELVRSRHAELAALTGDLPGLRDRHAKALAAYDTAARDAADARTALDTARTARDAATAAAAAAADTVRRVVAERDGLRALAVPAGLDALGRRRSAAVAALAEADTALAAAESADARAREVLDAAPARGPLEQARREHADRASLTGERESALAARADAERAVAAAAEQVRAARHALDHAEARRAAGQRADLAAALRPALVVGQACPVCEQAVAALPPAAVPADAGAEQAVADAAVALDAARAAEAAASAALARAAAETDRLDAALHRLRPEPDAATVERRLAGLDEAERAAREADTAVRAARRAREAEAREVDAVRADTQDAAAALRTARDPLVPFGAPAVPDDDVLAGWTALVGWAAEQAAARDGALTAARAAVAAADGESDAAGSALHAADRAATERRDEETAAARAEQEARGAVDAVQARLGELRTALDGAPSDADAARALERRTALEDAARTSDAALRSARTALRAAERDAAQVADEVGAAWAALRAARDPLVPLGAPAVTGDDLRAAWDALAGWASGAAAERRTAWAAADAAARSAREARDAAVRALVDDLAAHDLDLPPARPDASRTDPGPARPRERAEAGTGPSVDAAAARPAVAAAVERARGAHARLAERRATAARIGADRDAAEESQQVAKMLGGLLRSDGFPRWLVASALDALVADASTSLAELSGGQFALTHDNGEFLVVDHADADAKRPVKTLSGGETFQASLALALALSAQMSGLAARGAARLESIFLDEGFGTLDEANLEVVASTLENLAARGDRMVGVVTHVPALAERVPVRFRVARDQRTSSVTRENL; from the coding sequence GTGAGGCCGGTCCTGCTGGAGCTCGACGGGTTCGCCTCGTTCCGCGAGCGCACGGTCGTCGACTTCACGGGCGCGGAGTACTTCGCGCTGGTCGGGCCCACCGGCTCGGGCAAGTCCACGATCATCGACGCGATCACCTTCGCCCTCTACGGCTCGGTGCCGCGCTGGGACAACCAGCGCACGGTGTCGCTCGCGCTCGCGCCGACGGCCGGCCGGGGCACCGTCAAGCTCGTGTTCGACGTCGGCGGGGCGCGCTACGTCGCCGCGCGCGAGCTGCGGCGGGCCGCGTCGGGGTCGGTGTCGGTGCGCTCGGCCCGGCTGGAACGGCTGCGCGACCCGGCGGGCACGGCGGGCGTCGACGAGGAGACCGACCCGCTCGCCGACGGCGCCGGGGGCGTCACCGCGGCGGTGGAGGAGCTGCTCGGCCTGCCCTTCGGCGACTTCACGACCTGCGTCGTGCTGCCCCAGGGCGACTTCGCGGAGTTCCTGCACACCGAGCCGCGCAAGCGCCAGGAGAAGCTGGTGCGCATCCTCGGGCTGGGGCTCTACGACCAGATCGCGCGCGAGGCCAACAGCGAGTCCGCCGCGCAGCGCCAGCGCGCGGAGGTCCTCGCCGAGCAGCTCACCGGCTACGCCGACGCCACGCCGGAGGCCGAGGCGGCCGCGCAGCAGCGGGTCGATGCGCTCGTGGCGCTGGCCGGGCGGGTCGACGCGCTCGTGCCGCAGGTCGAGGCGGCGGCGGCCGAGCAGGCCGCGGCCGAGGCCGACGCGGCCCGGATCCGCGCGGAGGGCACGGTCCTCGCGGCACTGGCGGCCCCCGACGGGCTGGCCGACCTCGACGCCCGCCGGTCCGCCGCGGCCACCGCGCTCGCGAGCGCCGCCGCGGCCCACTCGTCGGCGGAGGCCGCGGACGGCGACGCCCGCGACGCGCTGGCGCAGGCCCCCGAGCGCGGGCCGCTGGAGCTCGTCCGTTCCCGGCACGCCGAGCTCGCCGCGCTCACCGGCGACCTGCCCGGCCTGCGCGACCGCCACGCGAAGGCGCTGGCCGCCTACGACACCGCCGCCCGCGACGCCGCCGACGCCCGCACCGCGCTCGACACCGCCCGCACCGCCCGCGACGCCGCCACCGCGGCCGCGGCGGCCGCCGCCGACACCGTCCGTCGGGTCGTCGCCGAGCGCGACGGGCTGCGCGCGCTCGCCGTCCCCGCCGGGCTCGACGCGCTCGGTCGCCGTCGCAGCGCCGCCGTCGCCGCGCTGGCCGAGGCCGACACCGCGCTCGCCGCGGCGGAGTCGGCCGACGCCCGGGCCCGCGAGGTCCTCGACGCTGCCCCCGCCCGCGGCCCGCTGGAGCAGGCGCGCCGCGAGCACGCCGACCGGGCGTCGCTCACGGGGGAGCGGGAGTCCGCGCTCGCGGCCCGGGCCGACGCCGAACGGGCCGTCGCGGCGGCGGCGGAGCAGGTGCGGGCGGCCCGGCACGCCCTCGACCACGCCGAGGCCCGCCGGGCCGCGGGCCAGCGCGCCGACCTCGCCGCCGCCCTGCGCCCGGCGCTCGTGGTGGGGCAGGCGTGCCCGGTGTGCGAGCAGGCCGTGGCGGCGCTGCCCCCGGCCGCCGTCCCCGCCGACGCGGGAGCCGAGCAGGCCGTCGCCGACGCGGCGGTCGCGCTCGACGCCGCGCGCGCCGCGGAGGCCGCCGCGTCAGCGGCGCTGGCGCGGGCGGCGGCCGAGACCGACCGGCTCGACGCCGCGCTGCACCGGCTGCGGCCCGAACCCGACGCCGCCACCGTCGAACGCCGGCTCGCGGGCCTCGACGAGGCCGAACGCGCGGCCCGCGAGGCCGACACCGCCGTCCGCGCCGCGCGGCGGGCGCGGGAGGCCGAGGCCCGCGAGGTCGACGCCGTGCGGGCCGACACCCAGGACGCCGCCGCCGCGCTGCGCACGGCCCGCGACCCGCTGGTGCCGTTCGGGGCGCCCGCCGTGCCCGACGACGACGTGCTGGCCGGCTGGACCGCGCTCGTCGGGTGGGCGGCGGAGCAGGCCGCAGCCCGCGACGGCGCACTGACCGCGGCCCGGGCCGCCGTGGCCGCCGCCGACGGCGAGTCCGACGCCGCCGGGAGCGCGCTGCACGCGGCCGACCGCGCTGCCACCGAGCGCCGGGACGAGGAGACCGCCGCCGCGCGCGCCGAGCAGGAGGCGCGCGGCGCCGTCGACGCGGTGCAGGCGCGCCTCGGCGAGCTGCGCACCGCGCTGGACGGCGCCCCGTCCGACGCCGACGCCGCCCGCGCCCTGGAGCGGCGCACGGCCCTGGAGGACGCCGCGCGCACCTCCGACGCGGCCCTGCGCTCCGCCCGCACCGCCCTGCGCGCGGCGGAGCGCGACGCGGCGCAGGTGGCCGACGAGGTCGGGGCGGCCTGGGCGGCGCTGCGCGCGGCGCGCGACCCGCTGGTGCCGCTCGGGGCCCCCGCCGTCACCGGCGACGACCTGCGCGCGGCCTGGGACGCCCTCGCCGGGTGGGCGAGCGGCGCGGCGGCCGAGCGGCGCACCGCCTGGGCCGCGGCCGACGCCGCCGCCCGGTCGGCCCGGGAGGCGCGCGACGCCGCGGTGCGCGCCCTCGTCGACGACCTCGCCGCCCACGACCTGGACCTGCCGCCCGCCCGGCCCGACGCCTCGCGCACCGACCCGGGTCCCGCGCGGCCGCGGGAGCGCGCGGAGGCCGGGACCGGGCCCTCGGTCGACGCTGCGGCCGCCCGGCCCGCGGTGGCCGCGGCCGTCGAGCGGGCCCGGGGTGCGCACGCCCGCCTGGCCGAGCGCCGCGCCACCGCGGCGCGGATCGGCGCCGACCGCGACGCCGCCGAGGAGTCGCAGCAGGTCGCGAAGATGCTCGGCGGCCTCCTGCGCTCCGACGGCTTCCCCCGCTGGCTGGTGGCCTCGGCCCTCGACGCGCTGGTGGCCGACGCGTCCACCAGCCTCGCGGAGCTGTCCGGCGGCCAGTTCGCGCTCACCCACGACAACGGGGAGTTCCTGGTCGTCGACCACGCCGACGCCGACGCGAAGCGCCCGGTCAAGACGCTGTCCGGCGGGGAGACGTTCCAGGCCAGCCTCGCGCTCGCACTCGCCCTGTCCGCGCAGATGTCCGGGCTCGCGGCCCGCGGGGCCGCCCGGCTGGAGTCGATCTTCCTCGACGAGGGGTTCGGCACCCTCGACGAGGCCAACCTGGAGGTCGTCGCGAGCACCCTGGAGAACCTCGCGGCCCGCGGCGACCGGATGGTCGGGGTCGTCACGCACGTCCCGGCGCTGGCCGAGCGGGTGCCGGTGCGGTTCCGGGTGGCGCGCGACCAGCGGACGTCGTCGGTCACGAGGGAGAACCTGTGA
- a CDS encoding UvrD-helicase domain-containing protein produces MTAVLAPSAFEVTGPLPTGTTVLEASAGTGKTFTIAALAARYVAEGRATLPELMLVTFGREATTELRERVRDRLVTAQRGLADPVAARAGDDEVLALLADAPPGEIAARRARLTRALAGFDAATIATTHQFCQQMLAGLGVAGDTDPGAEFVESIDDLISEVVDDFYVRKYGARGAGNPAFGRAEAGKLARAAVLDGQARLEPAHAPDGSPAQVRHRFATAVRGEVARRKRERRLYTYDDMLTRLSAALQDADGTAARRLRSRYGVVLVDEFQDTDPVQWHILRTAFHGHTTLVLIGDPKQAIYAFRGADVVSYLDATTAADRHATLARNWRSDAPLLHALDTLFDGAALGDDRIRVHTVEAAHPAPRLAGAPVDTPVRIRVLARDGLPQSGRRLALAPPARARVARDCAAEIAALLASPARLDGEPVQPGDVAVLVRTNEQASVVRAALARVGVPAVSSGTASVFGTPVAKEWLTLLEALEQPRAFRVRAAALTCFVGVTAAQLCSEGADDLLDHLGGTLRDWAAVLHRGGMAALLEAVTGTELPERILGTTDGERTLTDLRHVAQSLHAAATAQHLGPSALVDWLRHRIADAATDVGSERSRRLESDAAAVQIITVHRSKGLEFPVVHVPFAWDRYVGDPPFPLLHDERGARVLDVGGPTGESWAAHCDRHRAEEAGEDLRLLYVALTRARSQVVTWWVPATTVGSSPLHRVLFGRGSGGTLAESYKVPADPIALHALAALESSTIAVEAVGPPADPVFVPAERSAGEPAVAAFDRVLDTAWRRTSYTALTATAGHHAPTALTEPDEAGTDDEPELEPVDGATGPADPSPMAALPLGAAFGTLVHAVFESADLTAPDLAAELTAHAAEQLAFRPIAGLDAAALGSALLPAVQTPLGALADGLRLADVAPRDRLAELDFELPLAGGDDATGPPLTLDALVPLLRTHLPPADPLHAYADDLAALEPSPLRGYLTGSIDAVLRLPSGRFAIVDYKTNWLGAPGEPLTAAHYTPARLAVAMRGAHYPLQALLYGVALHRYLRWRLPGYDPGRHLGGVLYLFVRGMCGPATPVVDGTACGVFGWAPPPALTVELSALLERGAP; encoded by the coding sequence GTGACGGCCGTACTGGCGCCGTCGGCGTTCGAGGTCACCGGCCCGCTGCCCACCGGCACCACCGTGCTGGAGGCCAGCGCGGGCACCGGCAAGACGTTCACGATCGCCGCGCTCGCCGCCCGCTACGTCGCCGAGGGCCGGGCCACCCTGCCCGAGCTGATGCTGGTCACCTTCGGCCGCGAGGCCACCACGGAGCTGCGCGAGCGGGTGCGCGACCGGCTAGTCACCGCGCAGCGCGGGCTCGCCGACCCGGTGGCGGCCCGCGCGGGCGACGACGAGGTGCTCGCCCTGCTCGCCGACGCCCCGCCCGGGGAGATCGCGGCCCGGCGCGCCCGGCTCACCCGGGCCCTCGCCGGGTTCGACGCCGCCACGATCGCCACCACGCACCAGTTCTGCCAGCAGATGCTCGCCGGGCTCGGGGTGGCGGGCGACACCGACCCCGGCGCGGAGTTCGTCGAGTCGATCGACGACCTCATCTCCGAGGTCGTCGACGACTTCTACGTGCGCAAGTACGGCGCGCGCGGGGCGGGCAACCCGGCGTTCGGGCGCGCCGAGGCGGGCAAGCTGGCCCGGGCCGCGGTGCTCGACGGCCAGGCCCGGCTCGAACCGGCGCACGCCCCCGACGGCTCCCCCGCGCAGGTGCGCCACCGGTTCGCCACCGCGGTGCGCGGCGAGGTGGCCCGCCGCAAGCGGGAGCGGCGCCTCTACACCTACGACGACATGCTCACCCGCCTGTCGGCCGCCCTGCAGGACGCCGACGGCACGGCCGCGCGACGCCTGCGCTCCCGCTACGGCGTCGTGCTCGTCGACGAGTTCCAGGACACCGACCCGGTGCAGTGGCACATCCTGCGCACGGCGTTCCACGGGCACACCACGCTCGTCCTGATCGGCGACCCCAAGCAGGCGATCTACGCCTTCCGCGGCGCCGACGTCGTCAGCTACCTCGACGCCACCACCGCGGCCGACCGGCACGCCACCCTGGCCCGCAACTGGCGCAGCGACGCCCCGCTGCTGCACGCCCTCGACACCCTGTTCGACGGCGCCGCGCTCGGCGACGACCGCATCCGCGTGCACACCGTCGAGGCCGCGCACCCGGCCCCGCGGCTGGCGGGCGCACCCGTCGACACGCCCGTGCGGATCCGGGTGCTGGCCCGCGACGGGCTCCCCCAGTCCGGGCGCAGGCTCGCGCTCGCGCCACCGGCCCGGGCCCGCGTGGCCCGCGACTGCGCCGCCGAGATCGCCGCCCTGCTCGCGAGCCCGGCCCGGCTCGACGGGGAGCCCGTCCAGCCGGGCGACGTCGCCGTGCTGGTGCGCACCAACGAGCAGGCGTCGGTGGTGCGGGCGGCGCTGGCGCGCGTCGGGGTGCCTGCGGTGTCGTCGGGCACGGCGAGCGTGTTCGGCACACCGGTCGCGAAGGAGTGGCTGACGCTGCTGGAGGCCCTGGAGCAGCCGCGCGCGTTCCGGGTGCGGGCCGCGGCGCTCACCTGCTTCGTCGGCGTCACCGCGGCGCAGCTGTGCTCGGAGGGGGCCGACGACCTGCTCGACCACCTCGGCGGCACCCTGCGCGACTGGGCCGCGGTGCTGCACCGCGGCGGGATGGCGGCGCTGCTGGAGGCCGTCACCGGCACCGAGCTGCCCGAGCGCATCCTCGGCACCACCGACGGCGAGCGCACCCTCACCGACCTGCGCCACGTCGCCCAGTCGCTGCACGCGGCGGCCACCGCCCAGCACCTCGGGCCGTCGGCCCTGGTCGACTGGCTGCGCCACCGCATCGCCGACGCCGCCACCGACGTCGGATCCGAGCGCAGCAGGCGGCTGGAGTCCGACGCCGCGGCGGTGCAGATCATCACCGTGCACCGCAGCAAGGGGCTGGAGTTCCCGGTCGTGCACGTGCCCTTCGCGTGGGACCGCTACGTGGGCGACCCGCCGTTCCCGCTGCTGCACGACGAACGCGGCGCGCGGGTGCTCGACGTCGGCGGCCCCACCGGTGAGTCGTGGGCGGCCCACTGCGACCGGCACCGCGCAGAGGAGGCGGGTGAGGACCTGCGGCTGCTCTACGTGGCGCTGACGCGGGCGCGCAGCCAGGTCGTCACGTGGTGGGTGCCGGCCACCACGGTCGGGTCGTCGCCGCTGCACCGGGTGCTGTTCGGGCGCGGTTCCGGCGGCACGCTCGCGGAGTCCTACAAGGTGCCCGCCGACCCGATCGCGCTGCACGCACTGGCGGCCCTGGAGTCGTCGACCATCGCGGTGGAGGCCGTGGGCCCGCCCGCCGACCCGGTGTTCGTCCCGGCCGAGCGCTCCGCGGGCGAGCCGGCGGTGGCGGCGTTCGACCGCGTCCTCGACACCGCGTGGCGGCGCACCTCCTACACCGCGCTCACGGCCACCGCGGGCCACCACGCCCCCACCGCGCTCACCGAGCCCGACGAGGCCGGCACCGACGACGAGCCGGAGCTCGAACCCGTCGACGGCGCCACCGGGCCCGCCGACCCCTCGCCGATGGCCGCGCTCCCGCTGGGCGCCGCGTTCGGCACCCTCGTGCACGCGGTGTTCGAGTCGGCCGACCTCACCGCCCCCGACCTCGCCGCCGAGCTCACCGCCCACGCCGCGGAGCAGCTCGCGTTCCGCCCGATCGCCGGCCTCGACGCCGCCGCGCTCGGCTCCGCGCTGCTCCCGGCCGTGCAGACCCCGCTCGGGGCGCTCGCCGACGGGCTGCGGCTGGCCGACGTCGCGCCGCGCGACCGCCTCGCCGAGCTCGACTTCGAGCTGCCGCTGGCCGGCGGCGACGACGCGACCGGTCCCCCGCTCACGCTCGACGCGCTGGTCCCGCTGCTCCGGACGCACCTGCCCCCGGCCGACCCGCTGCACGCCTACGCCGACGACCTCGCCGCGCTGGAGCCGTCCCCGCTGCGCGGCTACCTCACCGGCAGCATCGACGCCGTGCTCCGCCTGCCCTCCGGCCGGTTCGCCATCGTCGACTACAAGACCAACTGGCTCGGCGCCCCCGGCGAGCCGCTGACGGCCGCGCACTACACCCCGGCGCGGCTGGCGGTGGCGATGCGCGGGGCCCACTACCCGCTGCAGGCGCTGCTCTACGGCGTCGCGCTGCACCGCTACCTGCGGTGGCGGCTGCCCGGCTACGACCCGGGGCGCCACCTCGGCGGGGTGCTCTACCTGTTCGTCCGCGGGATGTGCGGTCCCGCCACGCCGGTCGTCGACGGCACGGCCTGCGGGGTGTTCGGCTGGGCTCCCCCGCCCGCGCTCACCGTCGAGCTGTCGGCGCTGCTGGAGCGGGGGGCGCCGTGA